A genomic window from Cryobacterium sp. SO2 includes:
- a CDS encoding BBE domain-containing protein, producing the protein MLTNGQDLGLAFAPEALQRLAEIKERVDPENLFRSNRALPGGILAR; encoded by the coding sequence ATGCTCACGAACGGTCAGGACCTCGGTCTGGCCTTCGCGCCGGAGGCCCTGCAGCGCCTGGCCGAGATCAAGGAACGGGTCGACCCGGAGAACCTGTTCCGGAGCAACCGGGCGCTGCCAGGGGGCATCCTGGCCAGGTGA